In the Sediminibacter sp. Hel_I_10 genome, one interval contains:
- a CDS encoding type II toxin-antitoxin system HigA family antitoxin, protein MKISPIRNEKDYQKALNRLEDIFDAKKETEEGDELEIISILIDRYENEQFPIGLPDPIEAIKFRMEQMGMKQKDLAEIVGFKSRVSEILNKKRKLTLDMIRKLNTTLHIPTEVLIQDY, encoded by the coding sequence ATGAAAATATCACCAATTAGAAATGAAAAAGACTATCAAAAAGCTCTCAACAGACTTGAGGACATTTTTGATGCAAAAAAAGAAACGGAAGAAGGAGACGAATTGGAAATTATTTCAATTTTGATTGATCGATATGAAAACGAGCAATTCCCAATCGGATTGCCTGACCCAATCGAGGCAATTAAGTTTCGAATGGAACAAATGGGGATGAAACAAAAGGACTTAGCAGAAATTGTCGGATTTAAAAGCAGAGTTAGTGAGATTTTGAATAAAAAACGAAAGCTGACTTTAGATATGATTAGAAAACTAAATACCACTCTTCATATTCCAACTGAAGTTTTAATTCAAGATTATTAA